A window of the Cystobacter fuscus genome harbors these coding sequences:
- a CDS encoding alpha/beta hydrolase: MSSRHLVDPELLPLLDSFPVMTLARETLAQQREAGVQFFRSSPKPEVPEVETLERRVPGPAGAPEVRVLVYRPRAAGERRPALLHVHGGGYVMGLPEMTGARNALLAKQLDCVVVSVDYRLAPETPFPGPVEDCYAALKWLHANADGLGVDARRIAIGGESAGGGLAAALGLLARDRGEFSILFQWLHCPMLDDRTVVRETSPLLGEFVWTRASNRFGWTSLLGREPGGEGISPYASPARAETLAGLPPTFINVGSLDLFLEEDIEYARRLASAGVPVELHVYPGGFHGFDVFAQSRLGTRAHHDATEALRRALSRA; the protein is encoded by the coding sequence ATGTCATCCAGACACCTTGTCGATCCCGAGCTGCTGCCCCTGCTGGACTCGTTTCCCGTGATGACGCTGGCGCGCGAGACGCTGGCCCAGCAGCGGGAGGCGGGGGTCCAGTTCTTTCGCTCCTCGCCCAAGCCGGAGGTTCCCGAGGTGGAGACCCTCGAGCGCCGCGTTCCGGGTCCAGCGGGAGCACCCGAGGTCCGTGTCCTCGTGTACAGGCCCCGGGCGGCGGGGGAGCGGCGGCCCGCGCTGCTGCACGTCCACGGAGGTGGCTACGTCATGGGCCTGCCCGAGATGACGGGCGCGCGCAACGCGCTGCTCGCGAAGCAACTCGATTGTGTCGTCGTCTCGGTGGACTATCGCCTGGCGCCCGAGACTCCCTTCCCGGGCCCGGTCGAGGACTGTTACGCCGCGCTCAAGTGGCTGCATGCGAATGCCGACGGGCTGGGCGTGGACGCGCGGAGGATCGCCATTGGCGGTGAGAGCGCGGGCGGTGGGCTCGCCGCGGCGCTGGGGCTGCTCGCGCGTGACCGGGGTGAGTTCTCCATCCTCTTCCAGTGGCTCCACTGCCCCATGTTGGATGATCGGACGGTTGTCCGGGAGACGTCTCCCCTGCTGGGCGAGTTCGTGTGGACGCGGGCCTCGAATCGCTTCGGGTGGACGAGTCTGCTCGGCCGCGAGCCGGGAGGCGAGGGCATCTCTCCCTACGCCTCGCCCGCCCGGGCCGAGACGCTCGCGGGCCTGCCGCCCACCTTCATCAACGTGGGCTCGTTGGATCTCTTCCTCGAGGAGGACATCGAGTACGCGCGCCGGTTGGCGAGCGCGGGGGTGCCCGTGGAGTTGCACGTGTACCCGGGCGGGTTCCATGGCTTCGATGTGTTCGCCCAGAGCCGGTTGGGAACGCGGGCGCATCACGATGCCACGGAGGCACTGCGGCGCGCGTTGTCGCGCGCCTGA
- the xdhB gene encoding xanthine dehydrogenase molybdopterin binding subunit has translation MSALPSSSPDVASTPEGVPARSPLHAPAPHESGLRHTSGEALYVDDMPEPRGLLTGHLVTSPHAHARLLRVDATKARALPGVVAVLVAGDIPGHNQVGPVIQDEPLMADGEVHFVGQTVALVLAEGAGVARRAAALVEVEYEPLPALLSVKAAVEAGAFLSEPHVIRRGAPENALAAAPVRLSGECMTGAQDHFYLETQVTLAVPGEDGAVHLWCSTQHPTEVQTLVAEVLGTGRHQVVVEVPRMGGGFGGKETQAAPFACLAALGARVTGRPVKVWLNRDEDMARTGKRHPFWGRYDAGFDETGRLLALKVELVSDGGWSTDLSRAILDRALFHLDNTYFVPELEFTGRVARTNLPSNTAFRGFGGPQGMFVMEEVLNHAAERLGLDPASVRERNYYREAPHHLTPYGQAVEGNRLPRLHSELMASSDYARRRAEIESFNAASRWTKRGIGFQPVKFGISFTTGFLNQAGALVSVFTDGSVQLNHGGTEMGQGLHTKMRAVCAHELGVLPERVRVMHTATDKVPNTSATAASSGSDLNGQAVKQACEVLRERLRPVAARLLKLESPGDAAAIAFSGGQVFHAARPLRTVRFAEVVHAAYLDRVSLSATGYYATPDISYDRSTGRGRPFHYYAFGVAVVEVEVSGLTGEHRVRRVDVLQDVGTSLVPSIDRGQVEGGFIQGLGWLTSEEVLFDAKGRLVTHSPDTYKIPAVGDAPEDFRVQLLERAPQDNTIHGSKAVGEPPFMLALGAVTALRQAIAAFGPPRTPVSLASPATPEAILRAVAAAREAS, from the coding sequence ATGAGCGCGCTTCCTTCCTCTTCCCCCGATGTCGCCTCCACGCCCGAGGGCGTGCCGGCCCGCTCGCCCCTGCATGCCCCGGCCCCGCATGAGAGCGGCCTGCGCCACACGAGCGGTGAGGCGCTCTACGTGGACGACATGCCGGAGCCGCGCGGCCTGTTGACGGGGCACCTCGTCACCTCGCCCCACGCGCACGCGCGCCTGCTGCGGGTGGACGCCACGAAGGCGCGGGCCCTGCCCGGCGTCGTCGCGGTGCTCGTGGCCGGGGACATTCCCGGTCACAACCAGGTGGGCCCCGTCATCCAGGACGAGCCCCTGATGGCCGACGGCGAGGTGCACTTCGTCGGGCAGACGGTGGCACTGGTGTTGGCGGAGGGGGCGGGTGTCGCCCGCCGGGCCGCCGCGCTGGTGGAGGTGGAGTACGAGCCGCTGCCCGCGCTGCTCTCGGTGAAGGCGGCGGTGGAGGCGGGTGCCTTCCTGTCCGAGCCGCACGTCATCCGCCGGGGCGCGCCCGAGAACGCGCTCGCCGCCGCGCCGGTGCGTCTGTCCGGCGAGTGCATGACGGGGGCGCAGGATCACTTCTACCTGGAGACGCAGGTGACGCTCGCGGTGCCGGGCGAGGACGGGGCGGTCCACCTGTGGTGCTCCACCCAGCACCCCACCGAGGTGCAGACGCTGGTGGCGGAGGTCCTCGGCACGGGGCGGCACCAGGTGGTGGTGGAGGTGCCGCGCATGGGTGGGGGCTTTGGCGGCAAGGAGACGCAGGCGGCGCCCTTCGCCTGCCTGGCGGCCCTGGGCGCGCGCGTCACGGGACGGCCGGTGAAGGTGTGGCTCAACCGGGACGAGGACATGGCGCGCACCGGCAAGCGCCACCCGTTCTGGGGCCGCTACGACGCGGGCTTCGATGAGACGGGGCGGCTGCTCGCGCTCAAGGTGGAGCTCGTCTCCGATGGCGGGTGGAGCACGGACCTGTCGCGGGCGATCCTCGATCGGGCGCTCTTCCACCTGGACAACACGTACTTCGTTCCGGAGCTCGAGTTCACTGGCCGGGTGGCGCGCACGAACCTGCCCTCCAACACGGCCTTCCGCGGCTTCGGCGGGCCCCAGGGCATGTTCGTGATGGAGGAGGTGCTCAACCATGCCGCCGAGCGGCTCGGGTTGGATCCCGCCAGCGTGCGCGAGCGCAACTACTACCGCGAGGCTCCGCACCACCTCACGCCGTATGGCCAGGCGGTGGAGGGCAACCGCCTGCCGCGGCTGCACTCGGAGCTCATGGCCTCCAGCGACTACGCCCGGCGCCGCGCGGAGATCGAGTCCTTCAATGCCGCCTCGCGCTGGACGAAGCGGGGCATCGGCTTCCAGCCGGTGAAGTTCGGCATCTCCTTCACCACGGGCTTCCTCAATCAGGCCGGGGCGCTGGTGTCGGTGTTCACGGACGGCAGCGTGCAGCTCAACCATGGAGGCACGGAGATGGGGCAGGGGTTGCACACGAAGATGCGGGCCGTGTGCGCGCACGAGCTGGGTGTGCTCCCCGAGCGCGTCCGGGTGATGCACACCGCCACGGACAAGGTGCCCAACACCTCCGCGACGGCGGCCTCGAGTGGCTCGGACCTCAATGGCCAGGCGGTGAAGCAGGCGTGCGAGGTGCTTCGCGAGCGGCTGCGCCCGGTGGCCGCGCGGTTGTTGAAGCTGGAATCGCCCGGGGACGCGGCGGCGATCGCGTTCTCCGGAGGCCAGGTGTTCCACGCCGCGCGTCCCCTGCGCACGGTGCGCTTCGCCGAGGTGGTCCATGCCGCCTACCTGGATCGCGTCTCCCTGTCGGCCACGGGGTACTACGCCACGCCGGACATCTCCTATGACCGCTCGACGGGGCGCGGCAGGCCGTTCCACTACTATGCCTTTGGCGTCGCGGTGGTGGAGGTGGAGGTGAGTGGCCTCACCGGCGAGCACCGGGTGCGCCGCGTGGACGTGCTGCAGGACGTGGGCACCTCGCTCGTGCCGAGCATCGACCGGGGTCAGGTGGAGGGCGGCTTCATCCAGGGCCTGGGCTGGCTCACGAGCGAGGAGGTGCTCTTCGACGCGAAGGGGCGGCTCGTCACGCACTCTCCGGACACGTACAAGATTCCCGCGGTGGGGGATGCGCCCGAGGACTTCCGCGTCCAGCTGCTGGAGCGCGCGCCCCAGGACAACACGATCCATGGCAGCAAGGCGGTGGGAGAGCCCCCCTTCATGCTGGCCCTGGGCGCGGTGACGGCGCTGCGCCAGGCCATCGCCGCCTTCGGCCCACCGCGCACCCCGGTGTCGCTCGCCTCGCCCGCGACGCCCGAGGCCATCCTCCGCGCGGTGGCGGCCGCGAGGGAGGCCAGTTAG
- a CDS encoding endonuclease/exonuclease/phosphatase family protein, which yields MPLRSSSPTPARAGRWLLCSLLSVSLAACGQGSVPRAKEAHELSSQRDVLGEARIRLMAANITSGNNQSYDPGHGIRIFQGTKPDVVMIQEFKYGTNSDADIRSFVDTAFGSNFHYYREAQSGGIPNGVISRYPILAAGEWEDTRAPDRDFAWARIDIPGPKDLWVVSVHLLTADSGTRNTEANQLVGYIQQNVPAGDFLAIAGDYNTDNRSESCFSTFSAVVSTSGPHPVAQDNKEGTNASRAKPYDHVLVSNNLRAYQTATVIGASSFSAGLVVDTRVYSPIEEIAPAQSGDSDSSNMQHMAVIKDFLVPSDDPTTPIPTGRVTVVVPNGGESWSAGSTRSIAWTTSESTHVKLEYTTDGSTWNVIADSIPAADGGYTWQVPASATTKARVRVSDASEAAVTDTSDADFAITSAPPQDPRATITQETEANNSAATASGRVGADKNVSGALSTSSDVDWFAFNVTTAGSVKVKLSMSGAQDLDWYVYSASDLLFSAASSATMSNPEVGTFSANAPGIYYVKVVGYAGATGAYTLNVSGAGVQP from the coding sequence ATGCCACTGCGCTCCTCCTCACCGACGCCCGCACGTGCGGGCCGCTGGTTGCTCTGTTCCCTGCTGTCCGTATCTCTCGCCGCGTGTGGGCAGGGAAGCGTCCCGCGGGCGAAGGAGGCACACGAGCTGTCCTCCCAGCGCGACGTGTTGGGAGAGGCGCGGATCCGGTTGATGGCCGCCAACATCACGAGCGGCAACAACCAGAGCTATGACCCGGGTCACGGCATCCGCATCTTCCAGGGCACGAAGCCCGACGTGGTGATGATCCAGGAGTTCAAGTACGGCACCAACTCCGATGCCGACATCCGCTCCTTCGTCGACACCGCCTTCGGCTCGAACTTCCACTACTACCGGGAGGCGCAGTCGGGAGGCATTCCCAATGGCGTCATCAGCCGCTATCCCATCCTCGCCGCGGGCGAGTGGGAGGACACGAGGGCACCCGACCGGGACTTCGCGTGGGCACGCATCGACATCCCCGGGCCGAAGGATCTCTGGGTGGTGAGCGTGCACCTGCTCACCGCGGACAGCGGTACGCGCAACACGGAGGCGAACCAGCTCGTCGGCTACATCCAGCAGAACGTGCCCGCGGGGGACTTCCTCGCCATCGCCGGTGACTACAACACCGACAACCGGAGCGAGTCGTGCTTCTCCACCTTCTCCGCCGTGGTGTCGACGAGTGGCCCCCACCCGGTGGCCCAGGACAACAAGGAGGGCACCAATGCCAGCCGCGCCAAGCCGTATGACCACGTGCTGGTGAGCAACAACCTGCGTGCCTACCAGACGGCCACCGTCATCGGCGCCAGCTCCTTCAGCGCGGGTCTCGTCGTGGACACGCGCGTCTACTCGCCCATCGAGGAGATCGCTCCCGCGCAGAGCGGCGACAGCGACTCCAGCAACATGCAGCACATGGCCGTCATCAAGGACTTCCTCGTGCCGTCGGATGACCCCACGACCCCGATTCCCACGGGCCGCGTGACGGTGGTGGTTCCCAACGGAGGCGAGAGCTGGAGCGCGGGCAGCACCCGCTCCATCGCCTGGACGACGAGCGAGAGCACCCACGTGAAGCTCGAGTACACGACGGATGGGAGCACCTGGAACGTCATCGCCGACAGCATCCCCGCCGCCGACGGGGGCTACACGTGGCAGGTGCCGGCGTCGGCGACCACGAAGGCACGCGTGCGCGTGAGTGATGCCTCCGAGGCGGCCGTCACCGACACGAGCGACGCCGACTTCGCGATCACCAGTGCTCCGCCCCAGGACCCGCGCGCCACCATCACCCAGGAGACCGAGGCCAACAACTCCGCGGCGACCGCCAGTGGCCGGGTGGGGGCGGACAAGAACGTGAGTGGCGCCCTGTCCACCAGCTCGGACGTGGACTGGTTCGCCTTCAACGTGACCACGGCGGGCAGCGTCAAGGTGAAGCTGAGCATGTCCGGCGCGCAGGACCTGGACTGGTACGTGTACTCCGCGTCGGATCTGCTCTTCTCCGCGGCTTCCAGCGCCACCATGAGCAATCCCGAAGTGGGGACCTTCTCCGCCAACGCCCCGGGCATCTACTACGTGAAGGTGGTGGGCTACGCGGGCGCCACGGGGGCCTACACGCTCAACGTGAGCGGCGCGGGCGTGCAGCCGTAG
- the xdhA gene encoding xanthine dehydrogenase small subunit, whose amino-acid sequence MEHLRFFLNDRPIEETGIAPTTTLLRYLRDRVHLTGTKEGCAEGDCGACSVAILEQDGQGAPTLRAVNACLLLLPMVQGKRVYTVEALREGGRYHVVQETLARTLGSQCGYCTPGIAMSMLEACHRRDLDEPWKLDAQMCGNLCRCTGYRPIREAVREVAGLRPGDRFARALAETRPESMVLAYEAGAQRFFTPDSLAALWDVLDEHPTARFVVGGTDLSLEVTKRYAEPPLLVSLEAVPELRVLEPRGGGHRLGATVRLTDVEDYARAVSPPLERMLRYFGSRQIKNRATVGGNLCTASPIGDLAPVLLALGAEVVLRSRAGERRLPLEDFFVGYRRTALAAGEVLACVDVPAQPEGARALAYKVSKRREADISSVSAGFRVVVDGEGKVAEARLAYGGMAATPARARRTEAALVGQPWTEDSVEQALPRLREDFQPLSDHRGSAWYRAQLAENLLRGFFHETLSTPQPRLAERHSATVQVR is encoded by the coding sequence ATGGAACACCTGCGCTTCTTCTTGAATGACCGCCCCATCGAGGAGACGGGGATCGCGCCCACCACCACGCTGTTGCGCTACCTGCGCGACCGGGTGCACCTCACGGGCACCAAGGAGGGTTGCGCCGAGGGGGATTGCGGTGCCTGCTCGGTGGCCATTCTGGAGCAGGATGGCCAGGGGGCGCCCACCCTGCGCGCGGTGAACGCGTGCCTGCTGCTGCTGCCCATGGTGCAGGGCAAGCGCGTCTACACGGTGGAGGCCCTGCGCGAGGGCGGCAGGTACCACGTCGTCCAGGAGACGCTGGCGCGCACGCTGGGCTCGCAGTGCGGCTACTGCACGCCGGGTATCGCCATGTCGATGCTGGAGGCCTGTCACCGCCGCGACCTGGACGAGCCCTGGAAGCTGGACGCGCAGATGTGCGGCAACCTCTGTCGGTGCACCGGCTACCGGCCCATCCGGGAGGCCGTGCGCGAGGTAGCCGGCTTGCGCCCCGGGGATCGCTTCGCCCGGGCGCTCGCCGAGACGCGGCCCGAGTCCATGGTGCTGGCGTACGAGGCCGGTGCCCAGCGCTTCTTCACGCCGGACTCGCTGGCGGCGCTCTGGGACGTGCTGGACGAGCACCCCACGGCGCGCTTCGTGGTGGGAGGAACGGATCTGTCGCTGGAGGTGACCAAGCGCTACGCCGAGCCGCCGCTGTTGGTGTCGTTGGAGGCCGTGCCCGAGCTGCGCGTGCTGGAGCCGCGCGGCGGGGGGCACCGGCTGGGCGCCACGGTGCGGCTGACGGACGTGGAGGACTACGCGCGCGCGGTGAGCCCGCCCCTGGAGCGCATGCTGCGCTACTTCGGTTCGCGGCAGATCAAGAACCGCGCGACGGTGGGTGGCAACCTGTGCACTGCCTCGCCCATTGGGGACCTGGCGCCGGTGCTGCTCGCGCTCGGGGCCGAGGTGGTGTTGCGCTCGCGCGCGGGGGAGCGGCGGCTGCCATTGGAGGACTTCTTCGTGGGCTACCGGCGCACGGCGCTCGCGGCGGGCGAGGTGCTCGCGTGCGTGGACGTGCCGGCGCAGCCCGAGGGGGCGCGCGCCCTGGCCTACAAGGTGTCCAAGCGGCGCGAGGCGGACATCAGCAGCGTGTCCGCGGGCTTCCGGGTGGTGGTGGATGGGGAGGGCAAGGTGGCCGAGGCGCGGCTGGCCTATGGCGGCATGGCGGCCACGCCCGCGCGCGCCCGGCGCACCGAGGCCGCGTTGGTGGGCCAGCCCTGGACGGAGGACAGCGTGGAGCAGGCGCTGCCCCGGCTGAGGGAGGACTTCCAGCCGCTGTCGGATCATCGCGGCTCGGCGTGGTATCGCGCGCAACTGGCCGAGAACCTCTTGCGCGGCTTCTTCCATGAAACGCTCTCCACGCCGCAGCCCCGGCTCGCGGAGCGTCACTCGGCCACGGTGCAGGTGAGGTGA
- a CDS encoding AI-2E family transporter: protein MATEQGARRVFIGLILLSIALVGLIARPFFEAFFLAAVLAGAFNGLQNWLTRRFRGRQGLAAGVIVVGIIVALLSPIAALTAFIVSEVIKGVNFITGVINQRGLEGLLAYVPQALREPAARMLDRFQTESASVWQIVQEHVSAQGAAAAQTVGGVVMATGSVAIQLAMMLIALYFLLVDGEKLVAWVESVSPLRRGQTTELLTEFRRVTHSVLTSTLLTAGVQATLALVGFLITRVPVPVFFAAVSFFFALIPAVGAAMVCVIAALLLLATGHPAMAIFLAAWGIFVVGLSDNVVKPLLAKRGMNMHGALVFFSLLGGLAVFGAIGLLLGPLILAFFLSVVRIYERDYGRPNEHPGAPPTPPTSNSPTLAEGEEWEDSGAHAQHASEEARSH from the coding sequence ATGGCCACCGAACAAGGAGCCCGCCGCGTCTTCATCGGGCTCATCCTGCTGTCCATCGCCCTGGTGGGGCTCATCGCGCGCCCCTTCTTCGAAGCGTTCTTCCTGGCCGCGGTGCTGGCGGGTGCGTTCAATGGCCTGCAGAACTGGCTGACGCGACGCTTCCGAGGCCGGCAGGGGCTCGCCGCGGGCGTCATCGTGGTGGGCATCATCGTGGCGCTGCTCTCGCCCATCGCCGCCCTCACCGCCTTCATCGTCTCCGAGGTCATCAAGGGGGTGAACTTCATCACCGGGGTGATCAACCAGCGGGGCCTGGAGGGACTGCTGGCCTATGTGCCCCAGGCCCTGCGGGAGCCCGCCGCGCGCATGCTCGACCGCTTCCAGACGGAAAGCGCCAGCGTGTGGCAGATCGTCCAGGAACACGTGTCGGCGCAGGGAGCCGCGGCCGCCCAGACAGTGGGTGGCGTGGTGATGGCCACCGGAAGCGTGGCGATCCAGTTGGCGATGATGCTCATCGCGCTCTACTTCCTGCTCGTGGATGGCGAGAAGCTCGTCGCGTGGGTGGAGAGCGTGTCGCCGCTGCGGCGCGGGCAGACGACGGAGCTGCTCACCGAGTTCCGCCGCGTCACCCACTCGGTGCTCACGTCCACCCTGCTCACCGCGGGGGTGCAAGCGACGCTGGCGCTGGTGGGCTTCCTCATCACCCGGGTGCCGGTGCCCGTCTTCTTCGCGGCGGTGTCGTTCTTCTTCGCCCTCATTCCGGCCGTCGGCGCCGCCATGGTGTGCGTCATCGCCGCCCTGCTGCTGCTCGCCACGGGCCATCCCGCCATGGCCATCTTCCTGGCCGCCTGGGGCATCTTCGTGGTGGGCCTGTCCGACAACGTCGTCAAGCCGCTGCTGGCCAAGCGCGGCATGAACATGCACGGCGCCCTGGTCTTCTTCTCGCTGCTCGGAGGCCTCGCCGTCTTCGGTGCCATCGGCCTGTTGCTCGGGCCGCTCATCCTGGCCTTCTTCCTCTCCGTGGTGCGCATCTACGAGCGCGACTACGGCCGGCCCAATGAGCACCCCGGAGCGCCGCCCACGCCGCCCACGAGCAACTCGCCCACCCTGGCCGAGGGCGAGGAGTGGGAGGACTCCGGGGCCCATGCCCAACACGCGTCCGAGGAAGCGCGCTCCCACTGA
- a CDS encoding pseudouridine synthase has translation MARKPKVPRWLEAARRRQAPVPEGERAGWLARALGRAGVLPRVEAERAIREGRVEVDGRVERDPFAPVHARSEVRLEGRPCALGARTRVLMFHKPAGVVVHGSDPEGVGTVFERLRDVLPPELRGYEWYAVGRLDRDTTGLLLFTNEERLVAHATSPETHLSKRYVARVEGLPVEAALQRLREGLVLDDGPTRPAEARLRAPGCVELVLTEGRHHQVKRMLAAVGHPVRELHREAVGQVSLDVPMGGWRELSEAEVAEGLGFAPGSASSSDTVTKR, from the coding sequence ATGGCGAGGAAGCCGAAGGTGCCCCGGTGGTTGGAGGCCGCGCGCCGGCGTCAGGCGCCGGTGCCCGAGGGAGAACGCGCGGGGTGGTTGGCCCGGGCGTTGGGCCGGGCGGGGGTGTTGCCCCGGGTGGAGGCGGAGCGGGCCATCCGCGAGGGGCGGGTGGAGGTGGACGGGCGGGTGGAGCGGGATCCGTTCGCGCCGGTGCATGCGCGCAGTGAGGTGCGGTTGGAGGGGCGGCCGTGCGCGCTGGGGGCACGCACGCGGGTGTTGATGTTCCACAAGCCCGCGGGCGTGGTGGTGCACGGGAGCGATCCCGAGGGCGTGGGGACCGTCTTCGAGCGCCTGCGGGACGTGCTCCCGCCGGAGCTGCGGGGCTACGAGTGGTATGCGGTGGGGCGGTTGGACCGCGACACCACGGGCCTGCTGCTCTTCACCAACGAGGAGCGGCTGGTGGCGCACGCGACCTCGCCGGAGACGCACCTGTCCAAGCGTTACGTGGCGCGGGTGGAGGGTCTCCCCGTGGAGGCCGCGCTCCAGCGACTGCGCGAGGGGCTCGTGCTCGACGACGGTCCGACGCGGCCGGCCGAGGCCCGGCTGCGCGCTCCCGGGTGCGTGGAGCTGGTGCTCACGGAGGGCCGGCACCATCAGGTGAAGCGGATGCTCGCGGCGGTGGGGCACCCGGTGCGCGAGCTGCACCGCGAGGCGGTGGGTCAGGTGTCCCTGGACGTGCCGATGGGAGGCTGGCGCGAGCTCTCGGAGGCCGAGGTGGCGGAGGGGCTCGGGTTCGCGCCGGGGAGCGCGAGCAGCTCGGACACGGTCACGAAGCGGTAG
- a CDS encoding heme oxygenase (biliverdin-producing), translating to MSPLTELLQRATAEELRAVAGTAFARRLARGTLERGAYVRWLSCLQAIYAELEWALMWHRQHPVVGPLCLPELWCNELLQDDLSALLGPSWYASAHRQDAAPTVERLGLLCDEAPELLAAHAWALYATALPGQGQTGGGVARALGLRGSAGTVFLRHATHLDGEAYRAHLLDTLDQLTLSKSAREALLHEASRAVRSVYALFEVLGRGLPQEREAREEARNGWLQALTPLRGAFGA from the coding sequence ATGAGCCCGCTGACGGAGTTGCTGCAACGAGCCACCGCCGAGGAGCTGCGCGCGGTGGCGGGGACGGCGTTCGCCCGGAGGCTCGCGCGCGGAACGTTGGAGCGTGGCGCCTATGTGCGCTGGCTGTCCTGCCTCCAGGCCATCTACGCGGAGCTGGAGTGGGCCCTCATGTGGCACCGCCAGCACCCGGTGGTGGGCCCGCTGTGCCTGCCCGAGCTGTGGTGCAACGAGCTGCTGCAGGACGACCTGAGCGCCCTGCTGGGCCCGAGCTGGTACGCGAGCGCGCATCGCCAGGACGCGGCTCCCACCGTGGAGCGGCTGGGGCTGCTGTGCGACGAGGCGCCGGAGTTGCTCGCCGCGCATGCCTGGGCGCTCTACGCGACGGCCCTGCCCGGCCAGGGACAGACGGGCGGCGGCGTGGCCCGGGCGCTCGGGCTGCGGGGCTCGGCGGGGACGGTCTTCCTGCGCCACGCCACCCACCTGGACGGCGAGGCCTACCGTGCGCACCTGCTCGACACGTTGGATCAGCTGACCCTGAGCAAGAGCGCACGCGAGGCGCTCCTCCACGAGGCCTCGCGCGCCGTGCGGAGCGTGTATGCGCTCTTCGAGGTGCTGGGCCGTGGCCTGCCCCAGGAGAGGGAAGCGCGCGAGGAGGCCCGAAACGGGTGGCTCCAGGCCCTCACGCCCCTGCGCGGCGCGTTCGGGGCCTAG